DNA sequence from the Prosthecodimorpha staleyi genome:
ACGATCTCGTCAGCCACCTCGACCGTTCCCTGCCAGGCATAGATGGAGACCATCCCGGGCAGCAGGTTGACGCAGGCGGCGAGCCCCGCCTCGACCAGCCCGCGCCCGACCGCCTGGGCGCCGCCCATCTCCGGAAAGGTCGAATAGACGATGACCAGCGCTTCCCCATCGTAGAGATCCACGGACATCAGCCGTACTCCGATCGCGCCCCGTCCGGTGCCGGCCCCGGAACCGCGTCCTCGGCGGCATTCTTCCGGCACCCGAAGCGCAGGCCCGGCCGCCGAAGCCGGGGTCTCGCCGTCGGGGTGTCGCCGTCACGGTGTCGCCTTGCCGCCATGGCGTCTGCATGATACTCGCCGATCACACGCGAGGCGCCCATGGACGTGTATCGGCCGAAGCTCGACAATATCTGTTTCCTGGCCAGCGCCTCCGAGGAAGCCGAGGCGGCGCGCCGTCGTCTCAGCCACATCTACGGGTCCTCCCCGGCCGACCATGCCGACGTGATCGTCGCGCTCGGCGGCGACGGGTTCATGCTGCAGACGCTGCACCGCTTCATGAATTCCGGCAAGCCGATCTACGGCATGCACCGGGGCACGGTCGGCTTCCTGATGAACGAATTCCGCATCGAGGGCCTGCTCGACCGGCTTGCCGTGGCCGAGGTGTCGTCGATCCGCCCGCTGATCATGAAGGCCGTCGACGTGGCCGGCACGGCCCATGAGGCGCGGGCTTTCAACGAGGTCTCGCTCTGGCGGCAGACCTATCAGGCCGGCCGCCTGAAGCTCTCCATCGACGGCGTCGTTCGGCTGGAGGATCTCGCCTGCGACGGCGTGATCGTGGCGACGCCGGCGGGGTCGACCGCCTACAACCTGTCCGCCCACGGCCCTATCATCCCGCTCGGCGCGCCGCTCCTGGCGGTGACCCCGATCAGCCCGTTCCGCCCGCGGCGCTGGCGCGGCGCCCTGGTCCCCGACCGCGCCCTGATCCGGCTCGAAGTCCTGGAAGGCAACAAGCGCCCGATGAGCGCGGCCGCCGACCACACCGAGATCCGCGACGTGCGCGAGGTCACCGTCCGCCAGGACCGGCATTCGGAAAGCCTGATCATGTTCGATCCCGAGCACAGCTGGGAGGAACGCATTCTGGCCGAGCAGTTCAAGTATTGACGGTCTGAACTGTCAGGCTTTGCACACAGATTGTTAAAGCCCGCTCGGCCATGATCGCGAAGTCCGAGTTCCGGGATTCCGATCGATGGCGCGTTCCAAATCCGCAGCGACACAGGCAGTCGAGCCCGAAGACGACGATTTCGGCTTCGATCTGTCCGATGGCGAGATCGTCGCCCCGGGCATCGATCTGCGCGGCAAGGTGAAGGAGCGCAAGCTCCAGCGCGGCGAGAAGGATCCGGTCGCCCAGGCCGAGGCCGCCATGAAGCGGCTGGAGACGACCTTCGGAATCTGGATCGCCGACGAGACCGAGAAGCTGCTCTCGGCCTGGAAGCAGGCCGCCAATACCAGCTTCGACGCCGCCAGCCGGGAGGCACTGTTCCGCAGCGCCCACGACATCAAGGGCCAGGCGGCAACGCTCGGCTATCCGGCCGCCGGCCGGGTCGCCGCCAGCCTGTGCATGCTGCTCGACCATGCCGCCTCGCCCGACCTGCTGCCCGACGAGCTCGTGCGCCAGCACGTCCAGGCGATCCGGGCAATCGTGATCGAGGATGCGCGCGACGAGAGCAGCCAGACCGCGGTTCGTCTGGCCGACCGGCTGACCGAGGTTACCGACGAATATCTGAGTCATATCGGCCGCGGGTCCTGAGGGCAGTGCCGCCGGCCTCCGCCTGACGGGAGAGCCTTCGGCACGGATCGTTCAGACCGCTCGTTCAGGCCGCTCGGATGCCACGCGCATAGTAGATTTCGGCCGGCAGGTCGGCCTCGGATTGCGTCGCCGCCCAGCCTTCGGTCGGCGATCCTTCCTCGCCGGCCGGTTCGGCCTCCTCCGGAAAGACGTAGTCGGCCAATGCCCGTTCGACCGCCTCCGGCTCGATCGGGCCGTCGGCGTGACCGGAAACCGCGTGACGGACCGCCTCGGCAAAAGCGGTGTCGAAGTCGGGATCCTCCCAGGCCGGGGCCGCCACGGTCTCCCAGGCGTTGCCCTGCCAGTTCCAGTCTTCAGCCGCCATATCGTCGTTGGCCGGCTCGGCGACGCCCTCGTCCGCCGCGGTTTCGAGCGAGCGGGCAATGAACTGGCGCGCGGCGTCGCGGGCCGCCTCCGCCGCCAGACGGCGCAGCATCACGACCAGATCCCGGAATTCCCCATCGGCGTCGCCGGGGCAGCGCGCAAGCACGCGCTCGGTCACGAGCCGTGTGAACGCGGCGTCGTCGAGCGCACCGGCGGCCACATCGGCATGCAGGTCGCGGTTGACCTCGATCGCGGCCCAGAAGGCCGGATGCGACCGCTCGGGCAGACCGGCCTTGCGCGCGAGCGCCCGGAACGGGCCCTCGCCGCCCTCCGCCATCAGGGCGGAGACGCGCGCGGCCGGCATGCCGGCCAGGTTGGCCAGCGCCTCGCCGAGAAGACGGATATTGCCGTTGCAGGCCGCGCGCAGCAGAAGCGCCGTGGTCAGCTGGCCGCGGGCGCGCAGATGCGCGACCAGGATGCCGATCTCCTGCGGTTCGGCGGAGGCGGCAAGCGCGATGGTCGCCTTGTCCTTGGCCTCGCGGGTCAGCGCGTCGATCCGCTCCTCCGACATCCAGTCCCGCTCCAGGACCATCGTCTTCAGGCTGGTGGCCAGTTGATCGAGGAGCGTCTGGCGGATGGCGATCGGCACGCCGGCGCGCGCCAGCATGGCCTGCCGCACGCCGCGCTCGTGGCCGGCCCGCTCGACGATCCGATCCAGGCTGAAATGCGGGATGGCCGCCTGCCGGTTCTCGATCAGCGCGATCAGGGCCGGCACCACCGCCACTTCGGCCAGCGCGGCTGCCAGCGCGGGTGAGACCGGCCGGCGACCGGCGGCCGCGACCTGCACGGCCTCGCCGGCCAGGGCGGCGATATCGACCAGTTCGGCATCGATCAGCACCGGCGAGCGGCCGACCACCAGCGCCGCGATCTCCTCCTCGTCCTGAGCGAGGCCGAGCACGACGGCATGCGGGGCTGCGGGCGCATCGGCGAGCACCTCGGCCAGCGCCAGACGGACGCGCCGATCGGGATCGTCGAGCAGGATGGTCATCAGGGCCTCGATGCCCTGCCGTTCATGGTCGTCGAGCTCGCCGCCGAGCCAGGCGCGGACGAGAGGCCCGGTGGCGGAGGCCCGTTGCTCGGGCCCCACCATCGCCATCCATCTCAGAAACTCGCCGACGATCATCCCGACAGTCCCGCGCACTCGTCACTCTCGTCGCGGAGCTTGCCATCCTAAGGTTTAAAGATTGGTTCACTATAGGGATTCACGAATTGGCAACCACGATCCGACGCTCAGCGCGGCATGTAGCGCGTGAGATCGAGCGGGGCCACGGGCCGGCGTGTCCGGTCGGACGCGGTCGGGGCGCCGTCCGCGCCCGCCGTGCGGGTCGCCGGATCCGGGCCGGAAGCCGCAGATGCCGAGGGGGCGCCGGTGCGCGACAGGCGCGGCACAACCGACGCGGTGGTGAAGAGCGTGCCCTGCCCGGCCGCCCGGGACGCCGCCGCGGCGCTGCGCGAGGCCATATCCCGGCCGGCCGACGGCGCGGCGGCCGGGCCGGACGTGGCGGCCGGCAGGATCGAGATCGGCTCCAGGCGCACCGGATGGGGGACGGCCGCCGCGGACGCAGCAAGCGTCGATGCGTCGGCGACCGGCCGTGCGGAGGTTCGTGCGGCGATGGCCGAGGTCGCCGAGGCGGCGCCGGTGATCCGGCTGGTGCCGCCGAGACCGGCCTCCACCATGGCCGCCATGGAAAACCGGCTCGGCCGCTCGACGCCGAGCCGCGAGGTGACCATCGGCAACGGGGCGTCCGGTGCGCCGCCCTGGGCACGGGCGGCAACGAGACGGCTCGGCCGGACTTCCGCCCGGGTCGCCGCCGAGAGCGGCAGGCCGCCCGCCGCCGCTCCGGAAGCGGCCACGCGGGAGCCCGTCTGACCGAAGGCCAGCGGGCCGGTTTGGGGCGAGCGGGCCTGGAGCGCCGCCCCGCCCGTCGCGATATCGGCATAGCCGAGCGCCCCGCCGGTCGCCAGTTGCGGCCCCTGTCCGGCCGCCGTATCGGTGCGCAGCAGCGCCGAGAAGGCATCCGACGGCAGACGGGCGCGCCAGCCCTGCAGATTGGCGCCGCTGGGCGCCGTCGCGCCGCTGGCCTCGCCGGGCAGGCTGGTCTGGCCGATCGCGGTCCGCACGGCTTTCATGTCGGTGCCGGTGGCCGCGACGCCGAGAATGCCCGTCCTGGACACATCGGCCGCCGCCTGGGCCCTGACGATGTCGGCCAGCGCGGCCGGGCTGACCCGCGGCCTGCCGGTCTCGGTCGAGCGGGCGGCGCGCAGGCGCAGATCGGCGGTTTCCGACGGCAACGGCCGGGCCTCATGCGAGCGGGCCAGGAACTGGTAGACCTCGGCAGCCGATTTCGGCTGGCCATCGCGGCCGTAGAAGATCGTCTGGTTGGCGGCGGCCGCCGCCGGGAAGGCCGTCGCGGCTGCGGCCGTCGGGGTCTGCTCGGCCATCCGGATCAGCTTCGCGCCGCCGGCCGGACCCATGACATGGGCGACGTAGAGATCCTGCTGGCTCGGCGTGCGCCCGATGGCGCGGCTCAGGTAGGCCTCGTTGCGCGCCGTGACCTTGCCGGCCATGACCGAGGCCAGCGCCGGATCCTTGCGCAGATCGAGGATCTGCTGGCGCGCCTGCGGGTCCGCGACCGTGAAACGTCCGTTCTGCTCGCTGATCGCCGCGGCCGCACCGCCGAGCCCGAGCGCCGGCCCCTCCTGCTTGACCAGTTCGAGCCACTGCTGCTCGATGAATTGGTACATGCCGGTGGCCGTCGAGGTCGACGCCTTCAGATCCGGCCGGAAGGTCGATTCGCGATAGGCGGTTGCGACCAGATAGTCGAACGGCGTGCCCGTGGCATCGCTCGCCGCCTTGATGGCGGCCGAGATCTGCGGGTTGCTCGGCTGGATCCGGTCGATCTGCATGGGGCCTGACGGTCCGTTAACGGCCATTAACCTGCCGCGTCATGGTAAAGAGGAGGTTAACGCGCACCCCAGCAGGGCTGCCCGGGTCCCGGATCGCCGCCGCTTCGGAACGCCGATCCCTTCGCCCCGGTTGACACTGCGGCCCGAATGGCCGGACCTTGGCCCGCCGAAAAACGATCGAGGGGAAACATGCCCGGGCTTTATTTCGAAGAATGGTCCATCGGCCAGGTCATCCGCCATCCGATCCGGCGCAGCTGCACCGAGATGGACAACATGCTGTTCTCCAGCCTGACCTACAATCCGCAGCCCCTGCACATCGATTTCGACTATGCCGCCAAGAGCGAATGGGGCCGGCCGCTGGTCAATTCGCTGTTCACGCTGTCGCTCCTGATCGGCATCTCGGTGCACGAGACCACGCTCGGGACCATCGTCGCCAATCTCGGCATGACCGACATCAAGTTCCCGCACCCAGTCTTCCACGGCGACACGATCCGGGTCGAGACGGAATGCCTGTCGAAGCGCGAATCCCGCTCGCGGCCCGACGCCGGCATCGTCGAATACCTGCACCGCGCCTACAATCAGGCCGATGTGCTGGTCGCGGAATGCAAGCGCCAGGTCTTCCTGCAGAAGAAGCCTGCTTCCCCGGTCGAGGCCTGACGCCATGCGCTCCCTGCTCTTCGTCCCCGGCGACAGCCCGCGCAAGCTCGACAAGGGTTTCGCTTCGGGCGCCGACATCCTGCTGATCGACCTGGAGGATTCCGTTGCCCCGTCGGCCAAGGCCGAAGCCCGGCGGGTGGCCGCCGACTTCCTGGCCGCCCGGGTCTTGGAACCTGGGCGCCCGCGCCTCTATGTGCGGGTCAACGCGCTCGATACCGGACTGACCGACGCCGATCTCGATGCCGTGATCGCCGCCGGCGCGGAGGGCATCATGTTGCCCAAAGCCTGCGGCGGGCCGGACGTGACCCGGCTCGATGCCAAGATCGCGGTGCGCGAGGCGGAGACCGGGCGGCCCGACGGCGCGGCGCGGATCATCGCCATCGCCACCGAGACCGCCGAGGCGGTGTTCCGGACCGGCACCTATCGCGGCGCCTCGCACCGGCTCGAGGGCCTCGCCTGGGGCGGCGAGGATCTGGCCGCCGATATCGGCGCGGCCAACCGCGACGAGGCGGGCCAGTGGCTGGAGACCTTCCGGCTCGCCCGGACCATGAACCTGCTCGGCGCCGTCGCCGCGGAGGTGACGCCGATCGATACGGTCTATGTCGACTTCCGCAACGAGGCCGGGCTCGCCGCCGAGTGCCGGGCGGCCGTGCGCGACGGCTACACGGCCAAGATGGCGATCCATCCGGCCCAGGTGCCCGTGATCAATGCCGCCTTCACGCCCTCCGAGGCCGCGCTGACCGAAGCCCGCGCGATCGTCGCGGCCTTTGCGGCGGCCGGCGATGCCGGCGTGATCGGGATCGACGGCAAGATGTTCGACCGTCCGCACCTGAAGCGCGCCGAGCGGCTGATCGCCCGCGCCGGCGGCTGACCGGCCCGATCCGGAAGCCGGACACCCCGAATGCACGAAGGCCCGGGATGCGGACGCATCCCGGGCCTTCAGTTGTTTCAGGAACTCGATACGGCGGCCGGTCAGCCGCGGCTCGGCACCTTGCGGGCGGCCTCGTAGGTGGCCACCGCCAGGGCGGTCTTGACGACCGAGCCCACGAAGAAGGGCACCACGCCGAGCGCGATCGCCTTGTCGGCTCCGACCAGATAGGCGAGCCAGGCGACGCCGGGCACGAACACCACGGCGTGGGCGAGCGTGAAGGCCAGGATCGAGGTGCCGAGCGAACGGCCGAGGCCGCGCTCCATGGCGTAGCCGATCATCCAGGCGGAGATCACGAAGCCGATCAGGTAGCCGCCGGTCGGCCCCATCAGCTTGGCGAGGCCGAAGCCGCCCGCGGTGAAGACCGGCAGGCCGGCGAGACCCTCGGCGATATAGGCCAGCACCGTGATGGCGCCGAGCCGCGAGCCGTAGAGCGCGCCGATGACCAGGACCGCCCAGGTCTGCATGGTCATCGGAACCGGGAACATCGGCACGGTGATCTGGGTCGAGGCGGCCAGAAGGCCGGTGCCGACCAGAACGGCGGCGACCTTGGCCCAGACGGGGGCGATGGCGAGGCTGCGGGTCAGACCCGGGAGGGCGGTACCGGACGTCGAGATCATGGGCTGCACCTGTCGAAGGGTGGTTCGCGGAGGCGAATATGTCTGAAGCTGTACCGCGCCGGCCGGCAAAAACAAGCTGCCCGTTGGTCTCGGGTCGCGCTTCTGCATCCCGGGCGGGTTCAATCGGCGCCGGGCGGCCGGTCGAGCGCGAAAAGTTCGGTCACGACCGCGTAGTCCTTGTAGCCGCAGCGGGTGATCGGGCGGGCGCGGGCGAGGTCGAACCGGCCCGCGATGACATAGGCGTCGTCGATATGGATGCCGACCACCTGGCCGATCACCATGTGGTTGCCGATCGGCCGGCCGTCGAGATCGACCAGCGCCTTGATCTCGATGGCGCGGCATTCGAGCGCGACCGGCGATTCGCCGACCCTCGGGGCACGGACGATCTGGCCGGGCACGGGCGTCAGGCCGGTGGCCTCAAACTCGCTCGTGCCGGGCGGCAGCGGCGCCGAACTCGCATTCATCGCGTGGCGCAGGTCCCAGGTGGCGAGGCTGGCGGTGAACTCGCCGGTCGCCCGGATGTTGGTCACCGAATCCTTGAGGCCTTCGCTGGAGAACATGACCAGTGGCGGGTGCGAGCCGATCGCGTTGAAGAAGCTGTAGGGGGCAAGGTTGGCCCGTCCCTCGGCGTCGGCCGAGCCGATCCAGCCGATCGGGCGCGGCGCCACGATCGCCTTGAACGGGTCATGCGGCAGGCGATCGGTCGGGCGGGCTTCGGGACGGAAGAACATCAGCGCGCCTCGCTCCAGTTGGACAGGACCTCGTCGACGGCGGGGCGCGGCCGGTCGAGCGGCTTCTCCTTCGGAGTGCCGATATGGACGAAGCCGACGAACCGCTCGCCCGGCCCGGCTCCGAGGAGTGCGGACGCCGCCACATCGTCCGCGCACCAGTCCGACACCCATTGGGCCGCGAAGCCGAGGGCGTGAGCGGCGAGGACTAGGTTCATGGTCGAGGCGCCGGCGGACAGGAACTGCTCCCATTCAGGAATCTTGGCATGGGTCGCGGCCTTGCTGATCACGCCGATCGTGACCGGCGAGCGCGAAAAGCGGCCGCGCTCCTGCTCGACGCGCTGGGCTTCGGCATTGGGGAAGCGCGCATGGTAGAGCGGCATCAGAAGTTCGCTCAGCCGCTCGCCCTGCTCGCGCCGGTACAGGATAAATCGCCAGGGCGTCAGCTTGCCGTGATCGGGTACGCGCGCGGCGATCTCGATCATCTGCCTTATATCGGCATCGCTCGGCGCAGGATCGCCGAGCAGGAAGGCCGAGACGGATCGGCGGGTCTTGAGGAGTTCGAGCGCGTCGGGCATGAGGAACTTTCGCGTGGCTTGGAACAGCTTTCGTGCCGAGGCAAAGCGGATCGCACCAGTCCTGTCAACGCATGGCTCCGATCCGCCCCATGCGCGGTTTCGCCGCAAAACATCCGGCCGGACCGCGCCGCACGGCTTGCGGATTGCGGCGCAGTCTCGTTTTCGCCATTCTCGTCACCGACATCTGCCGCGCCGCCATCGACCGGGCTCCGCTCCATCACGGGAACTTCATGTCGCGCCGCCTCGCTTCGACCCTGCTGGCCCTGCTCCTCGCCATCGCGCCCACGGCCGCGCTGGCGCAGAGTGCGCCGGGACGAGGCCCCGCCCCGGCCGGTGCCGCTCCGCCTGCCGGCGGCGCTCCCGCCCCCGTCGCGCCGATCCCCTATGCGCCGAACCCGGCTCCGGCCATCCCCAATCCGCTGGCCCAGCCCGATCTGCCGCGCGGCAAGCAGGTGCTGCGGTTGAGGGCCCTGGTCACTGACAACGGGCAGCCAATCCGTTCGGGTCTCGTCTGGCGGGTGTTCCAGGACACCAAGGAAACCGACGAGACCAAGCTGAAGCTGGTCGCCACCGCCGCCGGCGGCGAGGCCATGTTCCGGCTCGATCCGGGCTCCTATCTGGTCCATGCCGCCTATGGGCGCGCCGGCGCCACCACCCGCGTGACGGTCGAGAAGGCCGAGCGGACCGAAACGCTGGTGCTCAATGCCGGCGGCATGCGGCTCGGCGCCGCCGTCGTCGGCGACCTGCCGGTCGACCAGGACCGCGTCACCTTCGACATCTATTCCAAGGATGCCGACCAGCGCGGCGACCGCCAGGCGCTGGTGATCGGCGCCAAGCCGGGCCGGGTCATCCGCCTCAATGCCGACACCTACCACGTGGTCTCCCACTACGGCGACCTGAACGCCGTGGTGCGCGCCGAGATCCACGTCAATCCCGGCAAGCTGACCGAGGCGACGGTCTACCACAAGGCCGCCAAGACGACGTTGAAGCTGGTCGCCGAGACCGGTGGCGAAGCCCTTGCCGGCGTCGACTGGCTGGTTCTGAGCCAACCCAACGGCGACCAGTTGACCGAGACCGTCGGCGCGTTCCCGTCCTTCGTCCTGGCGGAGGGCGAATATGCCGTCGTCGCCAAGCACCAGGGTCAGGTCTATACGCGCAACTTCACCGTCGAGGCCGGCTACGACCGCGAGGTCGAACTGCTGGCCGACAAGCTCGAAAAGCCCTGACGGTCCGCCCGGTCCCGACGGCGGGTCGCGGCCTCCGACGCAACAGCACGGAAATGGTCGGCGACACGCTGCGGAAATCGGTTGCGTGCATGGTGCCCGCCGGTCGGGGGACCCACGGGAATCACCATCCATGCGCCATATCCGTATCGCTGCCCTTCTCGGTGCCGCTGCCGCCGCCTCGCTTCTCGCCGCCGCGCCGGCGTCGGCGCAGTCGCTGGAGGTCAAGAAGATGCGCGTCCAGCAGGAGGCCGACCTCTCGACCGCGCTGGCACTGACCAACAAGCGCTGCGGGCTGGACCTGAAGGCCGGCTTCGACTGGAAGAGCTTTGACGAGGCCGAGGTCTCAAAAAAGAACGTCGCGCCCTATTGCGCTGCCGCCCTCGATGCAATCGAGGATCTGTGCGGCGACCAGCTCGGCAAGGACGCGCTCAAGGACAAGATCAAGACGCTAAGCTGCGCCGGCGCCAAGGAGCCGGGCGCCGCACTCTCGGACGGCACGCTGACCTTCTCGTTCAGCCTGACCCCGAACCAGAACAAGCTCCTGGTCCGCTCCTTCCTGGAAAGGAATCTCTGACGGGATCCCCCCGGCATCACCGCCCGGCGAAGCCGACGACGGCCGAGACGACCTGACCGTCGAGACCGGCGAAGCCATGATGGCCGGCGGCCTGGCACGGGTCGCCGCCATCCGCGCCGCCGTCGAGCCAGGTCACGCTGGCCCGCCCGGCCGCCCAGGCCCGGAACGGCTCGACGCCGGCCGGCTGCGTGAAGCGGCAGCCGTCACGGCGGTGGTGGACGACCAGGGTGCGCGGCAGCGATCCGGCCGAACCGAGGATCTGGCTGACATTCGGCCCCGGCCCGGATTCGGGCGTCAGAAAGCCGGAGGTCAGTACCAGCTTGTCGGGTCGCACGCCGGCCGCGATCGCCTCCGCGGCGCGCTGCGTGCCGCGGCTGGTCCCGACCATCGTCACGGGGCGGGCGATCGCCGCCATGGTCTGCACCGCGGTGCCGAGATCGGCGCCCCGATCGGGCAGCAGCACTGCGAAGCCGGCCGAGACATAGGACTGCCGGGTGCGCACCAACTGGTTGCCGCGCAGGCCCGTGAAGCTGCCGTTCGCCCCGATATTCAGAACCCCGTCGCCGCCGGCGAGCAGGATGATGCTGCCGCGCGCCTTGCCGGCGGGCTTGATGAGAACGCCGCTGGCGCCGCCGAGCGTAACGGTCTCGTCGGCACCGGCCGGATTGGCCGCGATCACCATCAATGCCAGTGCGGCCGACGCCGCCCGTCCCCTGCCCGACATGTGCGAAGCCTCCCGACGGCCGCAAAGGGTCCTATTTTCCGAAGCAGATGCTCTCGAAACGCTTGATGGCGGCAGCCGGCGGCCCGGACGGGGCGAGCACGATCTCCCGCGAAGCAAGCTTCAGCTGGATCGGCCCCGCCCCGGCGAGAACCGGCAACAGCGTGGCGCGCAAGGACTTGCGGGTCGCCGCGTCGGCCTCGATATTCGCTTCAAAGCGCGACGTGACGCCGCCATCGTCGCCGTCGCCGATCGAACCCTGGAAGTCGATGCTGCCGCCGCCGCTGCGCAGGGTCAGCTTCGCCTCGCCGTCCGGGCGCTTCGGGATCAGGCCGGCGGTATAGACATCGAAACTGTCGACATCGCGCAGGCAGGCCAAGGTCAGTTCGCGCCGACCGTCCTTCTCAGCGACATAGTGCAGGAAGACGCGCTTGCGCGGATCCGTGCCGATCGACCAGCCGGCCTTGTCGCCCGGATCGGCCTGCGCCGATGCCGGCCCGAACAGGATCGCGAGGCCCAGAAGGGCAAGGCTCGTGACGAGGCACATGAGGCGCATGGCGATTTCCCTGTCGACCCGAGCGAGTGAGCCACTACCACATGAAAGCGTCAAGACGGACGGACCTGGGCGTCGGCCCTGGCCGGCGCCGGTGACGATCGCCGCATCCGATCACTGAGGTCGGCCCGGGAGGGGTTTCGATGGGACCGATTGCGGCACGCGCCGCCGCGCCTCGCCGGGCGAGCATCCGAAGCGCGTCCGATAGGCGCGATAGAAGGTCGATACCGAGTTGAAGCCGCAATCGAAGGCGATGGCCGCAACCGTCGCGGAAGCCGGCTCGATGCCGTGCAGCAGGTCGTAGGCCCGCCGCAGGCGCGCCTCCAGGACCTCGCGGCCGACACTCGTCCCGAACTCGGCCAGGAGGCCCTGCACGGTTCGCTCGGACAGCCCGAAATCGCGTCCGACCGAGGCAGCATCGATGTCCGGTTCCATCGCGCGGCGCCTGATGGCGGTGAGGATGAGGCGCGCTCTCGCCGCGACCGCCGCGCGCGCCCGATCGCCGCGCCGATCCTGGGCCCCGAAGGCGAGACCGACGAGATCGGTGAGGTGCTGCGTCGCCAACGCCTCGCCGTCCGGACCGGACAACGGATCGGCGATCAGGCCGAGGGCATAGCGAAGCAGGAGCCGGGCCGCACCGGGATCGGCCGGAGCCCGGCACGTCCGGTCGCCCAGCGCCAGGCCGGACGCCGCAACATCCGCTCCGGAAATCACGACGGCCACCGCGGCTCCGCCGTCCGGGGCCAGCGTCCGGTGCGGACGAGTATGATCGAGCAACGTGATGGCGCCCTGATCGAGAACCATGTCCCGGCCGGCTTGCGACGCGACCTTTCTGGCCCCGCCGACATTCGCGAAAATGAAGAAGGCCTGATCGCGATCCCGAGCGATCGCCTCGGCCGTGCGGTTGCCGACGGCCGATGTCGCGTCGGCGCGTCCGACCTCGCATCCCGGCAACCGCAGCAGTTCGACCGAGCCGCGAAATCCGTCCTCCCGGGGACAGTGGAAAGAAACACCATTGCCCGACAGGCAATCCGCCCAGCGCCGCACCCTGGCGGCATCACTCAGGCGGGGTCCGAGTTGTTCCGTCGAAAATCGCCATGTCGGCATGGGAGCGGCCTCCTGAACCCGACCGACCGCCTTCATCACATGCAGCGATCACAATACATCGGAAGGCTAGCACAGACCGGAAATGTCTCAATGGCAGACCATCGGCGCCGTGTTCCCATCGGGCGCAGGCCATCCGCGGCGTCTGGGAAGACGGCATGACCGGCGGCTGAAACGATGGACGGGCGGAACGGTCGCGCTGCAGCTCCACCCCCGACCGTCGCGGAGGCATCCGTCATGCGGAATCTCTTTCTTGCAGCCGCCCTCATCCTCGCGGCCACCTCCGGCTCGGAGGCCCAGATCGTCAACAAGCCGCCGAAGGGCGCTCAACAATGTCTGCGGGTCGATTCAACCGTCGGGCCGAACCAGACCCTGCTCGGCAAGAAATGCACCTGGAAATATGGCTGCCGCTGCACGGGCTCGTCCTGCACCGGCCCCACCGGTGAGCCGGTCTATCGCAACGTCGTCTGCACGCAGCTTCCCGGCTGATCCGGCGGGCGTCCGTGCCCTGACGCAAAGCGTCCGGAGCCGCACGCTGTGCGGCCCCGGACGGCAGGTCAGGATCAGCCCGTGC
Encoded proteins:
- a CDS encoding helix-turn-helix domain-containing protein; translation: MKAVGRVQEAAPMPTWRFSTEQLGPRLSDAARVRRWADCLSGNGVSFHCPREDGFRGSVELLRLPGCEVGRADATSAVGNRTAEAIARDRDQAFFIFANVGGARKVASQAGRDMVLDQGAITLLDHTRPHRTLAPDGGAAVAVVISGADVAASGLALGDRTCRAPADPGAARLLLRYALGLIADPLSGPDGEALATQHLTDLVGLAFGAQDRRGDRARAAVAARARLILTAIRRRAMEPDIDAASVGRDFGLSERTVQGLLAEFGTSVGREVLEARLRRAYDLLHGIEPASATVAAIAFDCGFNSVSTFYRAYRTRFGCSPGEARRRVPQSVPSKPLPGRPQ
- a CDS encoding alpha/beta hydrolase, whose protein sequence is MSGRGRAASAALALMVIAANPAGADETVTLGGASGVLIKPAGKARGSIILLAGGDGVLNIGANGSFTGLRGNQLVRTRQSYVSAGFAVLLPDRGADLGTAVQTMAAIARPVTMVGTSRGTQRAAEAIAAGVRPDKLVLTSGFLTPESGPGPNVSQILGSAGSLPRTLVVHHRRDGCRFTQPAGVEPFRAWAAGRASVTWLDGGADGGDPCQAAGHHGFAGLDGQVVSAVVGFAGR